Proteins encoded within one genomic window of Brassica rapa cultivar Chiifu-401-42 chromosome A09, CAAS_Brap_v3.01, whole genome shotgun sequence:
- the LOC103841866 gene encoding beta-glucosidase 30 isoform X1: MARGYRFFIILSVISLFAETIDSRILDRHSFPDGFIFGTAASAYQYEGATSEGGKSPAIWDHFSRTYPERTKMHNADVAIDFYHRYKDDIKLMKELNMDAFRFSISWARLIPSKFFGFIDSYIFITIKLFLSLIRVIYVVNSQLSTGGKLKDGVNKEGVQFYKDLIDELLANDIQPSMTLYHWDHPQSLEDEYGGFLSPKIVEDFRDFAKVCFEEFGDKVKMWTTINEPYIMTIAGYDQGNKAAGRCSKWVSEKCHAGDSSTEPYIVSHNVLLAHAAAVDEFRKCKKTSADGQIGIVLSPRWFEPYHSDSTDDKEAAERALAFEFGWHLDPVIHGDYPEIVKKYAGKKLPSFTVEQSNMLKKSSDFVGINYYTARFASHLPHIDPAKPRFKTDHYVEWKLTNHSGHIIGPGDERGLILSYPEGLRKVLNYIKDRYNNMPVYIKENGINENDDGTRPREEILKDTFRIEYHDKHFQQLHKAIVEDGCDVRGYYAWSLMDNFEWEHGYTARFGLYYVDFVNGLKRYPKDSVKWFKRFLNRSNGETKEVKEVSHEKSRSYGNKTLHELVQKKKKRLCMSK, encoded by the exons ATGGCTAGGGGATATCGTTTTTTCATCATCCTTTCGGTAATCTCATTGTTTGCAGAGACAATTGATTCTCGAATACTAGATCGTCATAGTTTTCCAGATGGTTTCATTTTTGGAACGGCTGCTTCTGCGTATCAG TACGAAGGAGCAACATCTGAAGGTGGAAAGTCTCCAGCTATATGGGACCACTTCAGCCGCACTTACCCAG AGAGGACCAAAATGCATAACGCGGATGTAGCAATTGATTTTTATCACCGTTATAAG gatgACATCAAGTTGATGAAGGAGCTAAACATGGACGCTTTCAGATTCTCAATCTCGTGGGCCAGATTAATTCCCAGTaagttttttggttttattgatagttatattttcattactattaaactttttttgtcaCTCATACGAGTTATTTATGTGGTAAATTCCCAATTATCTACAGGTGGAAAGCTAAAGGATGGAGTAAACAAAGAAGGTGTACAATTCTACAAGGATCTTATCGACGAACTTCTTGCTAATG ACATACAACCTTCAATGACACTATACCACTGGGACCATCCACAATCTTTGGAGGACGAATATGGTGGCTTTTTAAGCCCTAAAATTGT CGAAGATTTTCGAGATTTTGCAAAAGTTTGTTTCGAAGAGTTTGGAGATAAAGTTAAAATGTGGACAACGATCAATGAGCCGTACATTATGACTATTGCGGGTTACGACCAAGGTAACAAGGCGGCTGGACGATGCTCCAAATGGGTAAGCGAGAAGTGTCACGCTGGTGATTCGAGTACTGAGCCTTACATTGTTTCGCACAACGTTCTTCTAGCTCATGCCGCTGCAGTAGATGAATTCAGAAAATGTAAAAAGACTTCAGCTGATGGTCAAATTGGGATAGTTTTGTCACCAAGATGGTTTGAGCCATATCATTCTGACTCTACCGATGATAAAGAAGCAGCTGAACGAGCTCTTGCTTTTGAATTTGGATG GCATCTTGATCCAGTGATTCATGGAGATTATCCAGAGATAGTAAAAAAATATGCGGGGAAAAAGTTGCCTTCATTTACCGTGGAACAATCAAACATGCTGAAAAAATCATCAGATTTTGTTGGAATAAATTACTATACAGCGCGTTTCGCTAGTCACCTTCCTCACATCGATCCAGCAAAGCCTCGGTTCAAAACTGATCATTACGTCGAATGGAAAC TGACTAACCACAGTGGCCACATCATCGGACCTGGG GATGAAAGGGGATTAATATTGTCATACCCGGAGGGCTTGCGGAAAGTTCTAAATTATATCAAAGATAGATACAACAACATGCCGGTCTACATTAAAGAAAATG GAATCAACGAAAACGACGATGGTACAAGGCCAAGAGAAGAGATTCTTAAGGATACATTTAGGATTGAGTACCATGACAAACATTTCCAACAACTTCATAAAGCTATAGT GGAAGACGGGTGTGACGTAAGAGGATATTATGCATGGTCATTGATGGACAACTTTGAATGGGAACATGGATACACTGCTAGATTTGGTCTTTACTATGTTGACTTTGTCAATGGTCTCAAACGTTATCCAAAAGACTCGGTCAAATGGTTTAAGCGGTTCCTTAATAGATCGAACGGAGAGACTAAAGAAGTGAAAGAGGTGTCACATGAGAAGTCACGTTCTTATGGAAATAAGACTTTGCATGAgcttgttcaaaaaaaaaaaaaaagactttgcATGAGCAAGTAA
- the LOC103841866 gene encoding beta-glucosidase 30 isoform X2, producing MARGYRFFIILSVISLFAETIDSRILDRHSFPDGFIFGTAASAYQYEGATSEGGKSPAIWDHFSRTYPERTKMHNADVAIDFYHRYKDDIKLMKELNMDAFRFSISWARLIPSGKLKDGVNKEGVQFYKDLIDELLANDIQPSMTLYHWDHPQSLEDEYGGFLSPKIVEDFRDFAKVCFEEFGDKVKMWTTINEPYIMTIAGYDQGNKAAGRCSKWVSEKCHAGDSSTEPYIVSHNVLLAHAAAVDEFRKCKKTSADGQIGIVLSPRWFEPYHSDSTDDKEAAERALAFEFGWHLDPVIHGDYPEIVKKYAGKKLPSFTVEQSNMLKKSSDFVGINYYTARFASHLPHIDPAKPRFKTDHYVEWKLTNHSGHIIGPGDERGLILSYPEGLRKVLNYIKDRYNNMPVYIKENGINENDDGTRPREEILKDTFRIEYHDKHFQQLHKAIVEDGCDVRGYYAWSLMDNFEWEHGYTARFGLYYVDFVNGLKRYPKDSVKWFKRFLNRSNGETKEVKEVSHEKSRSYGNKTLHELVQKKKKRLCMSK from the exons ATGGCTAGGGGATATCGTTTTTTCATCATCCTTTCGGTAATCTCATTGTTTGCAGAGACAATTGATTCTCGAATACTAGATCGTCATAGTTTTCCAGATGGTTTCATTTTTGGAACGGCTGCTTCTGCGTATCAG TACGAAGGAGCAACATCTGAAGGTGGAAAGTCTCCAGCTATATGGGACCACTTCAGCCGCACTTACCCAG AGAGGACCAAAATGCATAACGCGGATGTAGCAATTGATTTTTATCACCGTTATAAG gatgACATCAAGTTGATGAAGGAGCTAAACATGGACGCTTTCAGATTCTCAATCTCGTGGGCCAGATTAATTCCCA GTGGAAAGCTAAAGGATGGAGTAAACAAAGAAGGTGTACAATTCTACAAGGATCTTATCGACGAACTTCTTGCTAATG ACATACAACCTTCAATGACACTATACCACTGGGACCATCCACAATCTTTGGAGGACGAATATGGTGGCTTTTTAAGCCCTAAAATTGT CGAAGATTTTCGAGATTTTGCAAAAGTTTGTTTCGAAGAGTTTGGAGATAAAGTTAAAATGTGGACAACGATCAATGAGCCGTACATTATGACTATTGCGGGTTACGACCAAGGTAACAAGGCGGCTGGACGATGCTCCAAATGGGTAAGCGAGAAGTGTCACGCTGGTGATTCGAGTACTGAGCCTTACATTGTTTCGCACAACGTTCTTCTAGCTCATGCCGCTGCAGTAGATGAATTCAGAAAATGTAAAAAGACTTCAGCTGATGGTCAAATTGGGATAGTTTTGTCACCAAGATGGTTTGAGCCATATCATTCTGACTCTACCGATGATAAAGAAGCAGCTGAACGAGCTCTTGCTTTTGAATTTGGATG GCATCTTGATCCAGTGATTCATGGAGATTATCCAGAGATAGTAAAAAAATATGCGGGGAAAAAGTTGCCTTCATTTACCGTGGAACAATCAAACATGCTGAAAAAATCATCAGATTTTGTTGGAATAAATTACTATACAGCGCGTTTCGCTAGTCACCTTCCTCACATCGATCCAGCAAAGCCTCGGTTCAAAACTGATCATTACGTCGAATGGAAAC TGACTAACCACAGTGGCCACATCATCGGACCTGGG GATGAAAGGGGATTAATATTGTCATACCCGGAGGGCTTGCGGAAAGTTCTAAATTATATCAAAGATAGATACAACAACATGCCGGTCTACATTAAAGAAAATG GAATCAACGAAAACGACGATGGTACAAGGCCAAGAGAAGAGATTCTTAAGGATACATTTAGGATTGAGTACCATGACAAACATTTCCAACAACTTCATAAAGCTATAGT GGAAGACGGGTGTGACGTAAGAGGATATTATGCATGGTCATTGATGGACAACTTTGAATGGGAACATGGATACACTGCTAGATTTGGTCTTTACTATGTTGACTTTGTCAATGGTCTCAAACGTTATCCAAAAGACTCGGTCAAATGGTTTAAGCGGTTCCTTAATAGATCGAACGGAGAGACTAAAGAAGTGAAAGAGGTGTCACATGAGAAGTCACGTTCTTATGGAAATAAGACTTTGCATGAgcttgttcaaaaaaaaaaaaaaagactttgcATGAGCAAGTAA
- the LOC103841866 gene encoding beta-glucosidase 30 isoform X3 — MARGYRFFIILSVISLFAETIDSRILDRHSFPDGFIFGTAASAYQYEGATSEGGKSPAIWDHFSRTYPERTKMHNADVAIDFYHRYKDDIKLMKELNMDAFRFSISWARLIPSGKLKDGVNKEGVQFYKDLIDELLANDIQPSMTLYHWDHPQSLEDEYGGFLSPKIVEDFRDFAKVCFEEFGDKVKMWTTINEPYIMTIAGYDQGNKAAGRCSKWVSEKCHAGDSSTEPYIVSHNVLLAHAAAVDEFRKCKKTSADGQIGIVLSPRWFEPYHSDSTDDKEAAERALAFEFGWHLDPVIHGDYPEIVKKYAGKKLPSFTVEQSNMLKKSSDFVGINYYTARFASHLPHIDPAKPRFKTDHYVEWKLTNHSGHIIGPGDERGLILSYPEGLRKVLNYIKDRYNNMPVYIKENGINENDDGTRPREEILKDTFRIEYHDKHFQQLHKAIVEDGCDVRGYYAWSLMDNFEWEHGYTARFGLYYVDFVNGLKRYPKDSVKWFKRFLNRSNGETKEVKEVSHEKSRSYGNKTLHDFDESAGFFVSFMAANQSTRDEEQNRCSFDSTYPTSIY, encoded by the exons ATGGCTAGGGGATATCGTTTTTTCATCATCCTTTCGGTAATCTCATTGTTTGCAGAGACAATTGATTCTCGAATACTAGATCGTCATAGTTTTCCAGATGGTTTCATTTTTGGAACGGCTGCTTCTGCGTATCAG TACGAAGGAGCAACATCTGAAGGTGGAAAGTCTCCAGCTATATGGGACCACTTCAGCCGCACTTACCCAG AGAGGACCAAAATGCATAACGCGGATGTAGCAATTGATTTTTATCACCGTTATAAG gatgACATCAAGTTGATGAAGGAGCTAAACATGGACGCTTTCAGATTCTCAATCTCGTGGGCCAGATTAATTCCCA GTGGAAAGCTAAAGGATGGAGTAAACAAAGAAGGTGTACAATTCTACAAGGATCTTATCGACGAACTTCTTGCTAATG ACATACAACCTTCAATGACACTATACCACTGGGACCATCCACAATCTTTGGAGGACGAATATGGTGGCTTTTTAAGCCCTAAAATTGT CGAAGATTTTCGAGATTTTGCAAAAGTTTGTTTCGAAGAGTTTGGAGATAAAGTTAAAATGTGGACAACGATCAATGAGCCGTACATTATGACTATTGCGGGTTACGACCAAGGTAACAAGGCGGCTGGACGATGCTCCAAATGGGTAAGCGAGAAGTGTCACGCTGGTGATTCGAGTACTGAGCCTTACATTGTTTCGCACAACGTTCTTCTAGCTCATGCCGCTGCAGTAGATGAATTCAGAAAATGTAAAAAGACTTCAGCTGATGGTCAAATTGGGATAGTTTTGTCACCAAGATGGTTTGAGCCATATCATTCTGACTCTACCGATGATAAAGAAGCAGCTGAACGAGCTCTTGCTTTTGAATTTGGATG GCATCTTGATCCAGTGATTCATGGAGATTATCCAGAGATAGTAAAAAAATATGCGGGGAAAAAGTTGCCTTCATTTACCGTGGAACAATCAAACATGCTGAAAAAATCATCAGATTTTGTTGGAATAAATTACTATACAGCGCGTTTCGCTAGTCACCTTCCTCACATCGATCCAGCAAAGCCTCGGTTCAAAACTGATCATTACGTCGAATGGAAAC TGACTAACCACAGTGGCCACATCATCGGACCTGGG GATGAAAGGGGATTAATATTGTCATACCCGGAGGGCTTGCGGAAAGTTCTAAATTATATCAAAGATAGATACAACAACATGCCGGTCTACATTAAAGAAAATG GAATCAACGAAAACGACGATGGTACAAGGCCAAGAGAAGAGATTCTTAAGGATACATTTAGGATTGAGTACCATGACAAACATTTCCAACAACTTCATAAAGCTATAGT GGAAGACGGGTGTGACGTAAGAGGATATTATGCATGGTCATTGATGGACAACTTTGAATGGGAACATGGATACACTGCTAGATTTGGTCTTTACTATGTTGACTTTGTCAATGGTCTCAAACGTTATCCAAAAGACTCGGTCAAATGGTTTAAGCGGTTCCTTAATAGATCGAACGGAGAGACTAAAGAAGTGAAAGAGGTGTCACATGAGAAGTCACGTTCTTATGGAAATAAGACTTTGCATGA TTTTGATGAATCAGCGGGATTTTTTGTATCTTTCATGGCGGCGAACCAATCCACGAGAGATGAAGAGCAAAATCGATGTTCATTTGATTCTACTTATCCAACGTCAATTTATTGA
- the LOC103841867 gene encoding RING-H2 finger protein ATL5, protein MMLAQSVFTFCEVITVSIFAVFSLRLLLRFVTRPWRRHSTFTFRSRQEIKTVNDHLSPPYCAVCMQEAEEGDKMRRLAICSHCFHTDCIDTWFCEMTTCPLCRAEIPPLPPVNPLLLLFVSAGVLDLFSNK, encoded by the coding sequence atgaTGTTAGCTCAATCTGTGTTTACATTCTGCGAAGTCATCACCGTTTCCATTTTCGCCGTCTTCTCTCTTCGTCTCCTCCTAAGGTTCGTCACACGTCCATGGCGTCGCCACAGCACCTTCACGTTCCGCAGCCGCCAGGAGATAAAGACGGTGAACGATCATTTGTCTCCGCCGTATTGCGCCGTCTGCATGCAAGAGGCAGAGGAAGGAGACAAGATGAGGAGATTGGCGATTTGTAGTCACTGTTTCCACACAGACTGTATCGATACATGGTTTTGTGAGATGACGACGTGTCCGTTGTGTAGAGCTGAGATTCCGCCTTTACCTCCGGTGAATCCTCTGCTCTTACTGTTTGTTTCTGCCGGTGTACTCGATTTGTTCAGCAACAAATAG
- the LOC103841868 gene encoding probable UMP-CMP kinase 1 yields the protein METSVDAPIKDKHEESPRWKKPTIVFVLGGPGSGKGTQCANVVQHFSYTHLSAGDLLRAEIRSGSEFGAMIQGMIAEGRIVPSEITVKLLCKAMEESGNDRFIIDGFPRNEENRIVFENVAKIEPAFVLFFDCPEEELEKRIMNRNQGREDDNLETIKKRFKVFVESTLPIVSYYESKGKLRKINAAKPSEEVFEEVKYLFASET from the exons ATGGAAACTTCTGTTGATGCTCCTATCAAG GACAAACATGAAGAAAGTCCTAGGTGGAAGAAACCAACAATTGTTTTTGTGTTAG GTGGTCCTGGAAGTGGAAAAGGTACTCAGTGTGCTAATGTTGTCCAACACTTTAGTTATACTCATTTGAGTGCTGGTGATCTTCTTAGAGCAGAGATTAGGTCTGGTTCTGAATTTGG AGCCATGATCCAAGGCATGATTGCTGAGGGGAGAATTGTGCCGTCCGAGATTACGGTGAAGCTTTTGTGTAAAGCTATGGAGGAAAGTGGCAATGATAGGTTCATCATTGATGGTTTCCCTCGCAATGAAGAAAACCGAATAGTATTCGAAAATGTT GCTAAAATCGAGCCTGCTTTTGTTCTGTTCTTTGATTGTCCCGAAGAAGAACTAGAGAAGCGCATTATGAACAGGAACCAG GGAAGAGAAGATGATAATCTTGAGACGATAAAGAAGCGATTTAAAGTGTTTGTAGAATCCACCCTCCCTATTGTTAGCTACTACGAATCTAAAGGAAAACTTCGAAAG ATTAATGCTGCAAAACCGAGCGAGGAGGTTTTCGAGGAAGTGAAATATTTATTTGCATCTGAAACTTGA
- the LOC103841869 gene encoding dynamin-related protein 1E, whose amino-acid sequence MTTMESLIGLVNRIQRACTVLGDYGGGTGDNAFNSLWEALPTVAVVGGQSSGKSSVLESIVGRDFLPRGSGIVTRRPLVLQLHKTEEGTEEYAEFLHLPKKKFIDFALVRKEIQDETDRITGKSKQISPVPIHLSIFSPNVVNLTLIDLPGLTKVAVEGQPETIVEDIESMVRTYVDKPNCIILAISPANQDIATSDAIKLAKEVDPTGERTFGVLTKLDLMDKGTNALEVLEGRSYRLQHPWVGIVNRSQADINRNADMMLARRKEREYFDTSPDYGHLASKMGSEYLAKLLSKHLESVIRSRIPSILSLINKSIEELERELDRLGRPVAVDAGAQLYTILEMCRAFDKIFKEHLDGGRPGGDRIYGVFDNQLPAALKKLPFDRHLSLQSVKRIVSEADGYQPHLIAPEQGYRRLIEGALGYFRGPAEASVDAVHFVLKELVRKSIAETQELKRFPSLQVELALAANTSLEKFREESKKSVIRLVEMESAYLTAEFFRKIPQEMERPAVANSKNQAASPSPATQDLYGDGHFRRIASNVSAYVSIVSDTLRNTIPKACVYCQVRQAKLALLNYFYSQISKREGKQLGLLLDEDPALMGRRLECAQRLELYKKARDEIDAVAWVR is encoded by the exons ATGACAACTATGGAGAGCTTGATTGGGTTGGTTAACAGGATACAGAGAGCATGTACTGTTCTCGGTGACTACGGTGGTGGAACCGGAGATAACGCTTTCAATTCTCTCTGGGAAGCTCTTCCAACCGTCGCAGTCGTGGGTGGTCAG AGTTCTGGAAAGTCTTCGGTTCTTGAGAGCATAGTTGGGAGAGATTTTCTTCCTAGAGGATCCg GTATCGTTACGAGGCGTCCATTGGTGTTGCAGCTGCATAAGACAGAGGAAGGAACAGAGGAGTATGCAGAGTTCCTCCATCTTCCCAAGAAGAAGTTTATAGATTTTG CTTTGGTTCGGAAGGAGATTCAAGATGAGACTGATAGGATCACAGGGAAGAGCAAACAGATATCTCCAGTTCCGATTCACCTCAGTATCTTCTCTCCTAATG TTGTGAATCTGACCCTCATTGATTTACCCGGTTTAACCAAAGTTGCTGTTG AGGGACAGCCGGAAACAATTGTTGAGGATATTGAGTCCATGGTTCGGACATACGTTGATAAG CCCAACTGTATCATACTAGCTATATCTCCTGCCAATCAAGACATAGCTACATCAGATGCAATCAAGCTCGCCAAAGAAGTAGATCCAACAG GCGAGAGAACATTTGGTGTTCTTACAAAGTTAGACCTGATGGACAAAGGAACTAACGCATTAGAA GTTCTTGAGGGAAGATCATACAGGCTGCAACATCCTTGGGTTGGGATAGTGAACCGTTCCCAAGCAGATATTAATAGGAATGCTGACATGATGCTTGCTAGACGCAAAGAGCGAGAATATTTTGACACCAGTCCTGACTATGGTCACTTAGCCAGCAAGATGGGATCAGAATATCTCGCAAAGCTGCTCTCTAAG CACTTGGAGTCTGTTATCAGGTCTCGTATCCCAAGCATCCTATCCTTAATAAACAAAAGCATCGAGGAGCTCGAGAGAGAGTTAGACCGATTGGGTAGGCCTGTTGCAGTTGATGCTGGG GCTCAGCTCTACACTATACTGGAGATGTGTCGTGCATTCGATAAGATCTTCAAGGAACATCTTGATGGAGG GCGTCCTGGAGGTGACCGTATCTACGGAGTCTTCGACAACCAGCTCCCAGCTGCACTTAAAAAGCTTCCTTTTGATCGCCATCTTTCTCTACAGAGTGTGAAGAGGATAGTCTCTGAAGCAGATGGTTATCAGCCTCACTTGATTGCACCAGAACAAGGTTATCGCCGTCTTATTGAAGGGGCGCTAGGTTACTTTAGAGGTCCAGCTGAAGCTTCTGTGGACGCT GTTCACTTTGTCTTGAAAGAGCTTGTCAGGAAGTCAATTGCAGAAACTCAG GAGCTAAAGCGTTTCCCTTCACTTCAAGTGGAGCTAGCTTTAGCAGCCAACACCTCCTTGGAGAAGTTCAGGGAAGAAAGCAAGAAGTCGGTTATTAGACTTGTCGAGATGGAGTCTGCTTATCTAACAGCTGAGTTCTTCAGGAAAATTCCTCAAGAAATGGAAAGACCAGCAGTAGCCAACAGCAAAAACCAAGCCGCTTCTCCTTCCCCCGCAACACAAGACCTATACGGAGATGGACATTTCAGAAGGATAGCATCAAACGTGTCTGCGTATGTCAGCATTGTTTCAGACACGCTTCGTAACACCATCCCGAAAGCTTGTGTTTACTGTCAGGTTAGACAAGCTAAGCTCGCGCTGCTCAATTACTTCTACAGTCAGATCAGCAAGAGAGAG GGGAAACAGTTGGGACTGTTGCTAGATGAAGATCCGGCTTTGATGGGGAGGAGACTAGAGTGCGCGCAGAGGCTTGAGTTGTATAAAAAAGCCAGAGATGAGATTGATGCAGTTGCTTGGGTGCGGTGA
- the LOC103841871 gene encoding uncharacterized protein LOC103841871, with amino-acid sequence MRCKRHTVDLSSTAGVCASCLRERLLSLAASAAVTEDDNQSRKSNNLIFPRSVSPYVARRKSDAGGGGGGLNRRFITTPQVDTGFSCKDFESNRSSKPRSGKASRLSSLFRARSDDFDSDTKSRVSCSSSSSSRSWISSFLSKKQPTACYIEDVISARRPQRVYCRGMSPARDTEAEEEENEPRRTPAMKTPGRRNIAAGIGRSISGMGFCLSPLVRASPNCPFKRKIRFPSEFNGNGSEVTVPEKPHIAEAASFCANRSKKLVDIGRVNHRR; translated from the coding sequence ATGAGGTGTAAAAGACACACCGTCGATCTCAGCAGCACCGCCGGCGTCTGCGCTTCTTGCCTCCGTGAACGTCTCCTCTCTCTCGCCGCTTCCGCCGCCGTCACAGAAGACGATAATCAATCGCGTAAATCTAACAATCTGATTTTCCCTCGCTCTGTCTCTCCTTACGTAGCCCGCAGAAAATCAGacgccggaggaggaggaggaggattaAACCGCCGGTTCATCACCACTCCTCAGGTGGATACCGGATTCTCATGCAAGGACTTCGAATCGAACCGTTCCTCTAAACCGAGAAGCGGTAAAGCTTCGAGACTCTCTAGTCTGTTCAGAGCTAGATCTGACGATTTCGATTCCGATACCAAGTCTCGAGTTTCATGCTCGTCCTCGTCGTCGTCGCGGTCGTGGATCTCGTCGTTTCTCTCCAAGAAGCAACCCACCGCGTGTTACATCGAGGACGTGATCTCTGCTCGTAGACCTCAGCGAGTGTACTGTCGAGGGATGTCGCCGGCGAGAGATACGGAAGCAGAAGAGGAGGAAAACGAACCGAGAAGAACTCCGGCGATGAAAACTCCGGGGAGGAGGAATATTGCGGCGGGGATAGGGAGGAGCATTTCGGGGATGGGTTTCTGTTTGAGTCCGTTGGTGAGAGCTAGTCCTAACTGTCCGTTTAAACGGAAAATCAGATTCCCGTCGGAGTTTAACGGAAACGGGAGCGAGGTAACGGTGCCGGAAAAGCCGCATATAGCAGAAGCGGCGTCGTTTTGCGCGAATAGATCGAAGAAGCTTGTGGATATAGGTAGAGTTAATCACCGCCGTTGA
- the LOC103841872 gene encoding E3 ubiquitin-protein ligase ATL4-like — MDSHINPSHGGNSSSLDSLKPSVLATIIILLITLLVSVSICVLLRCLNRCNHHHSPLSPSPSDSLRFSTHRVSPETERSSSVLDSLPIFKFSSVTRRSSTSSNSSDCAVCLSKFEPEDQLRLLPLCCHAFHADCIDTWLVSNQTCPLCRSPLFASDSDLTKALGGGEGDNSFRLEIGSISRRNDGPIPESDDQHRSYAMGSFEYIVDDVESEISESNFNQTRKQEDAPVEVTASSYNPAFEASLAGEIGNEGSRSWLKDYVDRLSLGVSFRSSDRFFTGSSRRSEEMTVVDLEANHAGEEISELFRWFSGV; from the coding sequence ATGGACTCTCACATCAACCCTAGCCATGGCGGAAACTCTTCTTCTCTCGACAGTCTCAAACCAAGCGTACTAGCCACCATCATCATCCTTCTCATCACTCTCCTCGTCTCCGTCTCCATTTGCGTCCTCCTCCGCTGCCTCAACCGCTGTAACCACCACCACTCGCCTCTCTCTCCGTCTCCCTCCGATTCCCTCCGATTCTCCACTCACCGAGTCTCTCCCGAAACAGAACGATCCTCCTCTGTGCTCGACTCGCTCCCGATTTTCAAATTCTCCTCCGTCACTCGCCGATCTTCCACCTCCTCTAACTCCAGCGACTGCGCGGTTTGTTTATCGAAGTTCGAACCGGAGGATCAGCTTCGTCTTCTGCCTCTCTGTTGCCACGCGTTTCACGCGGATTGTATCGATACCTGGCTCGTGTCTAATCAAACGTGTCCGCTTTGTCGCTCTCCTCTGTTCGCTTCCGATTCCGATCTCACGAAGGCTCTCGGCGGCGGAGAAGGAGATAACAGTTTCCGTCTCGAAATCGGATCAATCAGCCGCCGCAACGACGGTCCGATTCCGGAATCCGACGATCAGCACCGGTCTTACGCAATGGGATCGTTCGAGTACATAGTCGACGACGTCGAATCCGAAATCTCTGAGTCCAATTTCAATCAAACGCGAAAACAGGAAGACGCGCCTGTGGAGGTTACTGCGTCTAGTTATAATCCTGCGTTTGAAGCGAGTTTGGCGGGAGAGATAGGTAACGAAGGTTCTAGAAGCTGGCTTAAGGATTACGTGGACAGACTCTCGCTTGGTGTTTCGTTTAGAAGCTCTGATAGGTTTTTTACTGGGAGCAGTCGTCGGAGCGAGGAAATGACGGTGGTGGATTTGGAGGCGAATCATGCCGGAGAAGAGATAAGTGAGCTTTTCCGGTGGTTCTCAGGTGTCTGA
- the LOC103841873 gene encoding uncharacterized protein LOC103841873: MVMTDPKTETSSDSKPRIEEAPLEKLGDSSTVLDDPVESRSPKEEEEKETFGVWEFMKGGSCKESFMAWEVCVEEAKKKKEDIVTKCREVSTTLCECVDAHFDYYGPILIVAKVFEEETKKEMEAEKNKVQEEDISEEEEASSGLLTKSIGGYMPRSVSGNLTSYLTNTLA, encoded by the exons ATGGTGATGACGGATCCAAAAACGGAGACTTCATCCGATTCCAAACCTCGAATCGAGGAAGCGCCGTTAGAGAAACTTGGAGATTCTTCAACTGTTTTGGACGATCCAGTGGAATCCAGATCTCcaaaggaagaggaagagaaagaaacGTTCGGGGTTTGGGAGTTCATGAAAGGAGGTAGTTGCAAAGAGTCATTCATGGCTTGGGAAGTTTGTGTAGAGGAagctaagaagaagaaagaagatatCGTCACCAAGTGTAGGGAAGTCTCTACTACCTTGtgtgaatgtgtggatgctcaCTTCGATTATTACGGGCCTATTCTTATAGTGGCGAAAGTTTTTGAAGAAGAGacgaagaaggagatggaagccGAGAAGAACAAGGTCCAAGAAGAAGACATCTCTGAAGAGGAAGAAGCTAGCTCAGGGTTGTTGACTAAGAGTATAG GAGGATACATGCCAAGATCAGTGTCTGGGAACCTCACTTCATATCTTACAAATACTTTAGCGTAA